The Solanum lycopersicum chromosome 9, SLM_r2.1 genome window below encodes:
- the LOC101247260 gene encoding uncharacterized protein, with protein MRGSLWPENSSSDSSTSNPIHVPPPPPPPGWNSPALPIEQNPNCKNRCGNVFQLLTKREVSPRAKRSSKKLWDENSKYCAHSYEKLKSQVARDPRRGLISWVEAESLRHFSAKYCPLLPPPRSTIAAAFSPDGKTLASTHGDHTVKIIDCQSGKCLKVLSGHRRTPWVVRFHPLYSEIVASGSLDHEVRLWDAKTAECIGSRDFYRPIASIAFHAQGEVLAVASGHKLYMWHYNRRGEASSPAIILKTRRSLRAVHFHPHGAPYLLTAEVNDLDSSDPLMTFTTSLGNLRYPPPTVYLTDAHSTYRSASANELPIMSLPFMIWPSIARGDPRMPLQQSNADMGSDSTQNRADTSASVRLLTYSTPSGQYELLLSPVEPTLSPAQEAQTSSSVRDTENASNPVGDPMETDAPTEERNNQFFPFSDPAYWDLPFLQGWLIGQSQAGRQAIHSEHSGATNIVSAYGEVEHRPAVPSIISNGNHPRSGRSGSRHRSSRSRVIPVAGSGDSAVPINIAHNESDSQALMSRFQSEIATSLTAAASSELPCTVKLRVWPYDIKVPCAPLDAEKCRLIIPHAVLCSEMGAHFSPCGRFLAACVACISHGMEADPGFHGQFRHDAATSPTRHPIAAHPVMYELRIYSLEEANFGRVLASRLIRAAHCLTSIQFSPTSEHLLLAYGRRHGSLLKSIVIDGDTTLPVYTILEVYRVSDMELVRVLPSAEDEVNVACFHPLVGGGLVYGTKEGKLRILQFDKSNGLDSTVSCSPDEDMLEVPTYALEG; from the exons ATGAGGGGATCTCTTTGGCCGGAGAATTCAAGTAGTGATTCATCTACGTCAAATCCGATTCATGTACCGCCGCCGCCGCCGCCGCCGGGATGGAATTCGCCTGCTCTTCCGATTGAGCAAAACCCTAATTGCAAAAACAG ATGTGGTAATGTCTTTCAGCTACTAACGAAGAGGGAGGTATCTCCTCGAGCTAAACGTAGTTCTAAGAAGTTATGGGATGAGAATTCTAAATATTGTGCTCATTCCTATGAGAAGTTAAAAAGCCAAGTAGCAAGAGACCCGAGACGGGGTCTTATATCATG GGTAGAGGCAGAATCATTGAGACATTTTTCAGCTAAGTATTGTCCACTGTTGCCTCCGCCTAGGTCTACAATTGCTGCGGCATTCAGTCCTGATGGGAAGACACTTGCTTCTACTCA TGGAGATCACACAGTAAAGATAATTGACTGCCAAAGCGGGAAATGCTTGAAGGTGTTAAGTGGACATCGCAGGACTCCTTGGGTG GTTCGTTTCCATCCACTCTACTCTGAGATAGTTGCAAGTGGAAGTTTGGACCATGAAGTTCGTTTATGGGATGCAAAAACCGCCGAGTGTATAGGATCACGTGATTTTT ACCGACCTATTGCATCCATTGCCTTCCATGCCCAAGGGGAAGTTCTCGCTGTTGCTTCAGGGCACAAG CTGTATATGTGGCACTACAACAGAAGAGGGGAGGCATCTTCACCAGCTATCATACTAAAGACAAGACGTTCACTTCGTGCTGTGCATTTCCACCCACATGGCGCCCCATATCTTTTAACAGCTGAG GTCAATGATCTGGACTCATCAGATCCTTTAATGACATTTACAACTTCTCTGGGTAACTTGCGGTATCCTCCTCCTACTGTGTATTTGACAGATGCTCACTCCACTTATCGATCTGCTTCAGCGAATGAATTGCCTATCATGTCTCTACCGTTCATGATCTGGCCATCAATCGCTAGAGGTGATCCTAGAATGCCTTTGCAGCAGAGTAATGCAGACATGGGTTCTGACAGTACACAGAACAGAGCAGACACTTCTGCCTCTGTCAGACTTCTCACTTACTCAACTCCTTCTGGCCAGTATGAACTTTTATTGTCCCCTGTTGAGCCAACTTTATCTCCTGCGCAAGAAGCTCAGACTAGTTCCTCTGTTAGGGATACAGAGAATGCATCTAACCCTGTTGGTGATCCTATGGAGACTGATGCGCCGACTGAGGAGAGAAACAATCAGTTTTTTCCTTTCAGTGACCCTGCATACTGGGACTTACCATTCTTGCAAGGATGGTTGATTGGCCAAAGCCAAGCAGGCCGACAAGCGATTCATTCTGAGCATAGTGGTGCCACAAACATTGTATCAGCTTATGGTGAAGTAGAACATCGTCCTGCAGTTCCGTCCATCATTTCAAACGGTAATCATCCAAGGTCTGGAAGATCTGGTTCCCGGCACCGTTCTTCACGCTCTAGAGTAATACCTGTTGCTGGATCTGGTGATAGTGCTGTTCCCATTAACATTGCACATAATGAAAGTGATTCTCAAGCTCTTATGAGTCGGTTCCAGTCAGAGATAGCTACTTCCCTGACTGCAGCAGCTTCTTCTGAATTACCTTGTACTGTGAAACTCAGAGTGTGGCCTTATGATATTAAGGTTCCATGTGCGCCGCTTGATGCTGAAAAATGTCGCTTAATTATACCACATGCTGTGCTCTGTAG TGAAATGGGTGCCCACTTTTCACCATGTGGAAGATTTTTAGCAGCTTGTGTTGCTTGTATTAGTCATGGCATGGAAGCTGATCCTGGTTTCCATGGACAATTTCGTCACGATGCTGCAACTTCACCTACCAGACATCCAATTGCAGCCCACCCGGTTATGTATGAGCTACGTATATATTCCTTGGAGGAGGCAAA TTTTGGTAGGGTGCTTGCATCTCGACTAATTAGAGCTGCTCATTGTTTGACTTCAATTCAG TTCTCTCCAACTTCTGAGCATCTTTTACTTGCCTATGGACGTCGCCATGGATCACTTCTGAAAAGTATTGTGATCGATGGAGATACAACTCTACCTGTCTACACTATTCTTGAG GTCTATAGAGTTTCGGATATGGAACTTGTGAGAGTTCTTCCCAGTGCAGAGGATGAGGTTAACGTTGCTTGTTTCCATCCTTTGGTTGGTGGTGGCCTAGTATATGGAACTAAG GAAGGAAAATTGAGGATCCTGCAATTTGATAAATCAAATGGTTTGGACTCTACAGTATCCTGTTCCCCTGATGAAGACATGCTCGAG GTCCCAACATATGCTTTAGAAGGCTAG
- the BAM1 gene encoding beta-amylase yields the protein MAMSLPHQIGALSGTSLTAETGGVSCEVPAKGSSATSAMWRTPMTNLKVSVQKTGNEIDRVSPSPSPPMSPMMGGGMRPDLSVACQALMEAQVEEVVEREYKVRNSSEKEKGVPVFVMMPLDSVKTDHTVNRKKAMNASLQALKSAGVEGIMMDVWWGLVERDAPGEYNWGGYAELMEMAKKHGLKVQAVMSFHQCGGNVGDSCTIPLPRWVVEEMEKDPDLAYTDQWGRRNFEYVSLGCDTLPVLKGRTPVQCYSDFMRGFRDRFENLLGDTIVEIQVGMGPAGELRYPSYPEKDGIWKFPGIGAFQCYDKYMIGSLQGAAEAFGKPEWGHTGPTDAGEYNNWPEDTNFFKKEGGGWDSQYGEFFLTWYSQMLLNHGERILQSSKAIFEDKGVKISVKIAGIHWHYGTRSHAPELTAGYYNTRNRDGYLPIAQMLARHGAVFNFTCVEMRDHEQPQDAQCAPEKLVRQVALATQEAQVPLAGENALPRYDDYAHEQILQASSLSINDQSGDREMSAFTYLRMNPDLFHPDNWRRFVAFVKKMKEGKDANKCREQVEREAEHFVHITQPLVQEAAVALMH from the exons atggcaATGAGTCTGCCACACCAGATCGGTGCCTTATCAGGAACATCGCTCACGGCGGAAACCGGTGGAGTTTCATGCGAAGTTCCGGCGAAGGGGAGTTCAGCTACATCAGCTATGTGGAGAACACCGATGACGAATTTAAAAGTATCGGTGCAAAAAACAGGAAATGAAATTGACAGGGTGTCGCCGTCGCCGTCGCCGCCGATGAGTCCGATGATGGGAGGAGGAATGCGACCGGATTTATCGGTAGCGTGTCAAGCGTTGATGGAGGCTCAGGTAGAGGAGGTAGTTGAGAGAGAATATAAGGTTAGGAATTCGTCGGAGAAAGAGAAAGGTGTTCCGGTGTTTGTTATGATGCCGTTGGATAGTGTGAAAACGGATCATACTGTGAATAGAAAAAAGGCGATGAATGCGAGTTTACAGGCGTTGAAAAGCGCCGGTGTGGAAGGGATTATGATGGATGTGTGGTGGGGATTGGTGGAGAGAGATGCACCGGGAGAGTATAATTGGGGCGGTTATGCTGAGCTTATGGAAATGGCGAAAAAACATGGACTCAAAGTTCAAGCTGTGATGTCTTTCCATCAATGCGGTGGTAACGTCGGTGATTCCTGCAC gATCCCTCTTCCGAGGTGGGTTGTTGAGGAGATGGAGAAGGATCCAGATCTTGCATACACAGATCAGTGGGGAAGGAGGAATTTTGAATATGTATCGCTTGGTTGCGATACACTTCCAGTTCTTAAAGGAAGGACTCCTGTTCAATGCTATTCTGATTTCATGAGAGGGTTTAGAGATAGATTTGAGAATCTCTTAGGTGATACCATTGTG GAAATTCAAGTCGGGATGGGTCCAGCTGGTGAGCTCCGTTATCCATCCTATCCCGAAAAAGATGGAATATGGAAGTTCCCTGGAATCGGTGCTTTTCAGTGTTATGATAAG TACATGATCGGTAGCTTACAGGGTGCAGCGGAAGCATTTGGTAAGCCTGAATGGGGACACACCGGTCCAACCGATGCTGGTGAGTACAACAATTGGCCAGAAgatacaaactttttcaagaaGGAAGGTGGTGGATGGGATAGTCAATACGGGGAGTTCTTCCTCACTTGGTATTCTCAAATGCTTTTGAACCATGGCGAGAGGATACTGCAATCATCCAAGGCGATATTCGAGGACAAAGGTGTGAAGATTTCAGTTAAGATTGCAGGTATCCACTGGCACTATGGAACAAGGTCCCATGCCCCTGAGTTGACTGCTGGATACTACAACACTCGTAACCGAGATGGTTACCTTCCCATCGCCCAAATGCTTGCCCGCCACGGTGCAGTTTTCAACTTCACATGTGTTGAAATGCGTGAccacgagcagccacaagatgCACAATGTGCACCTGAGAAGTTGGTTAGGCAGGTGGCGTTAGCAACTCAGGAAGCTCAAGTTCCACTTGCTGGGGAGAATGCATTGCCACGATACGATGATTATGCTCATGAACAGATCCTTCAAGCGTCCTCGTTGAGCATCAACGATCAATCAGGTGATAGAGAGATGAGCGCGTTTACATACTTGAGGATGAATCCTGACTTATTCCATCCTGATAACTGGAGACGATTCGTTGCCTTtgtgaagaaaatgaaagaaggaAAAGACGCTAACAAATGCCGCGAACAGGTAGAGAGGGAAGCAGAGCATTTCGTTCATATAACTCAGCCGTTAGTACAAGAAGCTGCAGTAGCCCTAATGCACTAA